TCGAACCCCGACCGCGTGGTCGCTCAGGTCAAGGAGAAGATGGATTGCGACGCGATCCTCATGCAATGGCCGATCGGCAAGGAAGACGGCTTCCTAGGGGTCATCGACCTGGTGACGATGAAGGCCCTTTATTTCGACGGCGACAACGGCGAGAAGGTCCGCGAGGAAGCGATTCCGGCCGAATTGCTCGACGCGGCCAAGCTGGCCCGGCATCACATGCTCGAAAGCCTTGCCATGTATAGCGACGAGCTGATGGAGCGGCTGCTCTCCGAGGAAGCGGTGCCCGAGGAATTGATCCACGCGACGATCAAGAACGCGGTGCAGACCCAGGACGCCACGCCGGTCTACATGGGGTCGGCCTACAAGAACAAAGGGGTTCAGCCGCTCTTGGATGCGATCGTGCGCTATCTCCCGTCGCCGCTGGAGCGGAAGATCGCCGCCAAGTCGTATGCCAATCCCGACGAGCAATTCCCGCTCGAACCCGATCCGGCCAAGCCGCTCGTG
This genomic stretch from Pirellulales bacterium harbors:
- a CDS encoding GTP-binding protein — encoded protein: MDLAKLRNIGISAHIDSGKTTLSERILYYAGRIHRIQEVKGEGGATMDYMDLERERGITITSAATTVEWEDHSINLIDTPGHVDFTVEVERSLRVLDGAILVLCAVGGVQSQSLTVDRQMKRYHVPRLAFINKMDRTGSNPDRVVAQVKEKMDCDAILMQWPIGKEDGFLGVIDLVTMKALYFDGDNGEKVREEAIPAELLDAAKLARHHMLESLAMYSDELMERLLSEEAVPEELIHATIKNAVQTQDATPVYMGSAYKNKGVQPLLDAIVRYLPSPLERKIAAKSYANPDEQFPLEPDPAKPLV